The Aminivibrio pyruvatiphilus DNA segment TTCGACCACGCCTTCGAACAGGCGCTCATGCACGCTCCGCACTGCACGCACCGGTCCAGGTACGTCTTCAGTAATTTCAAGGTCAACACTCCTTTTCTGAGAAAGCTGATTGCTTCTTGCACCCGTACTTCGTACAGGTATGGAAAAATGAGCCGATGGACAGGTGTTGAAAAAACACAATACACCCATCATCTTTTCATTTTACTCGGAAACGGACGGGAAGGACACTTTTTTGACGGTTTCGGGTGATTTTGCTCCCTTTTGTCAACGGAGGGAAAAAGTGCACTCAGCCTTTTTTGCTTTTCAATGCCAGCAGCCCCACTCCCGAAAAGAGCAGCGCGACCCCTGCGGCTCCCGTCAGGTTCATTCTCTCCCCCAGAAGGAGCACCCCCAAGAGGGCGGCAGTGAGGGGTTCTGCCATGGAAAGGGTGACGCTCGTAGAGGCCGGCACGGTGGACAGTCCCTTCAGGAAGAGGAAATAGGCCAGGGCTGTAGCTATAAGTCCGAGATGGAAGGCGACGAGAAGTCCCCGGGGCTGGAGAAGCCACGCGGGCGGCGAAGCGAGAAGAACGGGAAGCAGCACCAGGCCCGCGGCGGAAAAAACGAGGCCGTTCACGGCATCCGCCCCGTGGTCCCGCAGCAGCCGCTTGCTTCCGAGGACAAACACGGAATAGGAAAAACCGGCCCCCAGGGAAAACAGGACCCCCACAGGATCCACCGTCCCCCCTCCCTCCCCCGAAAGGGTGAGGAGGGAACACCCGACGATGGCGAGACAGCTGGAGGCATACCATTTTCTTTCGGGCTTCTCCCCGAAAACGAGGTATCCCAGGGCTCCCGTAATTACGGGAGAGCTCGCGAGGGTGACCAGGGTCCCCACGGCGACCCCGGTCTTCGAGACGCCGGTGAAAAAGAAGGGCTGGTAGGACGCCGTGGCCAGTATGGAAATCACCGTCGGAGCGAGGGGCCAGCGCCCCCCCGATGAGAAGGACCCCCGGAGAAGGGCGACGATGAGAAGGGCGGCTCCCCCGATGGCTACCCGGAGGGCGCCCACGGCCAGTGGCGTGGCTCCCGCAGGGGCCAGGGCCTGGGATGTTCCGGTGGTTCCCCACAACATGGCGCCGAGCAGTACAAAGAGGGCTCCTCCGGAAATGCTCCCTGTTTTCTCCATGACACTCTCCCTTTTCTGCTCCGCCTTCCCGGCTGCTGGAGAACTCCTTCCCGGGAATCGGGCGCTTTTTCTGCAAGTATAGCGGATCGGCGGGAAAAAGTGTTTCGTCAGAAAACGGCTCTTTTCGGAAAAGTCTTGCGGCCTCCGTCCGGAGGTCTATAATCAGACCGAAACCGGCAGTTACCCCACACTTCAAGGAGGATTCCCATGTTCCGAACAATCCGGTCCTTCACCCTGCCCCTGCTGTTTCTTTTTCTCCTGGCCGCCGCCGGAGAGGCGTGCACCACCATCCTGGTGACGAAAGGCGCCTCCGCCGACGGCTCCGTTCTGGTCTCCCACTCGGACGACAACGATCTCATGGACCAGCGGATCATCTACGTTCCCGCCCAAAATCACGCCCCCGGCGCCGTGAGAGAGATTTTCTGCACCGCCGCCGCCATGGGAGAATTCCCCGAGTACAACACCTTCTCCTACCCCCGGATGGTCACATCCAAACGGGGCCCCGGGTACGACATCCCGGGACCGGCCACCATTCCCCTGGGGACGATACCCCAGGTTCCGGAGACTTTCGCCTATTTCGACGGAAGCTACGGCATCATGAACGAGCGCCAGCTCATGTTCGGCGAGTGCACCAACGGCGCGAAAGTCTCACCGGGGCCCGAACCGGGCAAGCGGATCATGTACTCGGCGGAGCTCTCCCGGATCGCCCTGGAGCGGTGCACCACCGCCAGAGAGGCCATCCGGCTCATCGGCGCCCTCATCGAGGAATACGGCCTCTACGCCACCGGCGAAACCCTCCCCGTGGCGGACACGGAAGAGGGATGGATCCTGGAGATGGCCCCCTCCCCCGAAGGAACGGGGGGACTGTGGGTGGCGAAAAAAGTCCCCGACGGTGAGATTTTCGTGGGGGCAAACCAGTTCAGGATCCGGGAAGTTGATCCTGACGACCCGGACATGATGTTCTCGGAAAACCTGCACGCCGTGGCCCAAAAACACGGCTGGTGGAAACCGGAGGACGGAAAGCTCGACTGGCTGAAAACGGTGAGCCTCGGGGAATACAACCATCCCTACTACTCCCTTCGCAGGGTCTGGAGAGTCCTTTCCCTGGCCGCGCCGTCGAAGAACTTCTCCCCCTGGGTGAAGGACGGCTACACGAAGGACTACCCCTTTTCGGTGAAGCCTGACAGAAAACTCACTGTAAGGGACGTGATGGGGCTCCACAGGGACCACTACGAGGGAACGGAGTTCGATCTCACGAAGGGAACGGCCGCCGGACCCTTCGGGTATCCCGACCGGTTCTACGGCCCCTACGACGGGGCCGGGGATGTGGGGGATCCCAAGCGGAAGCTGGAGGGGGCATGGGAGCGACCCCTGTCGGTGACCTACTGCGGGTATGTCTTCGTGAACCAGGCCAGGGGCTGGCTTCCGGACGCCATCGGCGGACGCATGTGGCTCGGGCTTGACAAGCCCTCGGACACCGTCTTCCTGCCCTTCCACGCGGGTGTGACAAGGCTGCCCCGGTCGGTGGAAGTCTGCGACACCACGAAATTCTCCCGGGAAAGCGCGTGGTGGACCTTCAACTTCCTGGCGAACTACGCTGGCCTGAAATACAGCTATATGCACGGGGAGATCGCCGTTCTCCAGGAGCAGCTCGAGACGGGCTTCCTGAACGCCCTCGAGACGGTGGAGCGGAAAGCCCTCGACCTGTACAGGACGAACCCCTCCGGGGCCAGGGCATATCTCACGGACTTCGCCGAACGGAACACGGCGGAAACGCTGGAGCAGTGGCATGACCTCACGGACCGGCTGATCGTGAAATACAACGACGGACTCCTCACCGAGGGGGAAAGATCGGCCAGCCCCTGGGCTACCCCCAGGAATGGCTGAAAACCACGTCATGGCCCTCGGGCCCCACGTCCTACGAAAAACCTGCCGGGAAATAGCGAAAAGGGCCGGGCTGTGTGTCAGCCCGGCCCTCTGATTTTCAGCCTCTCTTTCGGCTCAGGGTTCCTTTCCCCGCCAGAACGGCCTCCCGGCACCGGGCAGCCCTGGCAAGCAGGGCCTCGAGCTCTTCCGGAGACGCTGCAAGAAGAGCGTCGAGAATCGCCCGGTATTTCCCGGCAAGCCGCCGGATCTGTTCACCGTTTGTGCTTGCCATATCGGCCCCGAGCTCAGGCAGGCCTCCCGCCACGCGGGTCGTGTCCCGGAACCCTCCCGCAGCGAGAAGGGGAACCAGGGGATGCAGTTCCGTCTCCTCCCCTGCGAGAAGGGCGAGGGACGCGGCCACCAGCACCGGGAAATGGCTGATGCAGGCTGCGGCGGCGTCGTGTTCTTCGGCACCGGTCCTGAGCGGACGCCCCCCCAGAGCTTCCGCCAGTTCTTCCGCCAGGCCCAGGGCTTCTTCGCCGGTATTTTCGAAGGGAACCACGGCGCACACCGCACCCTGGAAAAGGGCCGGGTCTGCGTTCTCCAGGCCTCCCCGCTCTTTTCCCGCCATGGGGTGAAACCCGGCGTAGCATGGCCCCCACAGGGGCGCGAGCTTCCGCCCGACCTCGGTCTTGGTGCTCGCAAGGTCGAAGACGGCCCTGACGGCCGGCCCCGCGGCGGGACGGATCCTTCGGGCCGTCTCCTCCATGGAGCGGATTGGAACGGCGAGGATCAGCACGTCCCCCAGGGAGGCGCATTCCTCCGCCGTGGCGCAGGCCCTTCCGATCACGCCCGTTTCCCTGGCCCGGCGGACCGTTTCGGGGTTCCGGCTCCACCCGGCGACACTCTTCACAGCTCGGTCCCGGGAGAGCTTCCAGGCCAGGGAACCGCCCAGAAGGCCGAGACCGAAAACGGAAACCGTACAGTTCTTCAAGTTCATTCCGTCTTCTCCTTTTCGGCCCCGGCAGGTGCGGCAGGACATTCCCTGAGAAGCAGGACCACCAGGTCCCCGATAAGGAACGTGCCGAATACAGCCCAGGACATCCACCCCGGAGGAACGAAGAGCCACGTGGACGTTCCCCCTCCAAGGGTCATCATGGTGATGGCCCACACCTTCATCCTCCTGGAGACGCACCGGTTTTTCTCCCAGTTCCGGATGGTGCGGCCGAAACGTCGATGCTGGCGCATCCACCGGTGCATCTTTGGCGACGAGCGGGCGAAACATGCCGCCGCCACCAGCACGAAGGGCACCGTTGGCATGATGGGAAGCAGCGCCCCGATAAAGCCGAGGGCCAGGAAGAGCATTCCGAGAAGGGTCCAGAGATTCATCGCGACTCACCGCAGCAGGAAAAGATTTTTGGAGCCGGAACACCATATCATAAAATAACGGCGCTGTGGCCGGGGTTTTCTGCAAAAAAAGGAGCGATACCCTCAGGCCCGTATTCGGCGATGAGTTCCGTGGTCATACGTCGCCAGGAGGTGCTCCGGATTGTAAATGGCCGCGAACAGGAAATTGACGAACAGACGTCCGCCATACCCATCTCCCTTCGTTCAGTCGTCTATATCTTCATAGGCTTCCGGGACGAACCGGGGGGTGCAGACGCAGAAAAAGACAAGGTCATCCGGCCCCGTGTTGCTTATGCGCTGACGCGCCAGCGGCGGAATGACCGCCACGTCTCCCGGAAGAACCTCCCGGGGCTGAAGATCCCCGATCTCGACCCGCCCCCGGCCGGCAAGAATATAGTAACGCTCCGTCACGCCGGCGAGCCTGTGCCACCGGGTCGTCACGCCCGGTTCCACCCTGGCACGGGCGATGGAAACATGGGGATCCCGGGGGTCGTTCCACGATTCCAGAATATGGCATCGTTCATCAGTATAATACTCCCGTCCCTCGCCGGGACGAAAAACGATCTCCTCCATGGCGCCTCCTTTCCGGGTCGGCACCTCTGCCTCCCATTGAAGACAGAGGACAGAAAAACAAAAAACCTCCCTTGGCACGGAAAAGCCCAACAGGGCATCCCTGCCGGAAGGGCACCGGTCAAAGAATTTCCTTTTCCATCATCACCAGGGTATCTTCCCGGGAGTACTCACGGAAACCGAACTTCCCGTAGCAGTTCATTGCCCGTTCATTGTAGGTTCTGACCTTCAGAACGAGGCGTCGTGCTCCCATCGTTTCTTTCGCGCATCGTTCCAGCAGGGAAAGCGATTCTCTTCCCGCTCCCCTGCTGCGCAATTCAGGGGTGATGTACAGAAACCGAACCATCACTGAATCCCTGTCCCCTCTGACGGGAGCGAGTGCTCCATGGCCAACGGGACATTCCTCTTCGCCGTACACGAGAAAGGAGCGCGCCCCCGTCGCAGGGTCAAGCTCACACCGCCACTGTTCATGGCTGAAGGGAAATTCTGCCAGGGGCCATACAAGGTACAGGTCCTCCGGATCCGCAATCATCCGCTCCAGAACAGCCGTATCGAGGGGTGTATTTTCTGCTATCCGCAGACCGTGTCGATTTTCGGCCATGCCTGCCCCATCTCCTTTTTTTATTGTTCCTTCCCCACTATGATACTTCACAATCGGTCAAGGGAGATTTCCGTTTTTCCGCAACCTGAAAGTGCTATCATTGTCCGGAATATGAAGGGGACAGCGTTCTGCGCAGCCCCCGTTGAAAGGAGGAACCCGGCCGTGAACGACATGCCTTTTTTCGGAGGCATCGAAGCCGGAGGAACGAAGATCGTCTGCGCCTCGGGAACGGGGCCGGAAGATATCCACAGGGCTGAATTCCCCTCGGGAGACGTCCCGGAGACTGTCCTGCCCTCCGTCATAGGGTGGCTGCGGGGTGAGGAACATCGCCGGGGGCCGTTCCGGGCCCTTGGCATAGGCTCCTTCGGGCCCGTGGACCTCAGCCCCCTTTCTCCGTCTTATGGCCGCATCACCACTACGCCCAAGGAGGGCTGGAGGTATACGGACATCCTGGGCGCTTTCAGGCGGGCCTTCCCCGGCATCCCCATAGGTTTCGACACGGACGTAAACGCCGCCGCCCTGGGGGAACGCCGGTGGGGCGCCGCCCGGGGGCTTGATGATTTCGTCTACATCACCATGGGCACCGGCATCGGCGCAGGGGCCATGGCCGGAGGAAGCCCCCTCCACGGCCTGGTCCATCCGGAAGCTGGTCATATAAGGATTCCGAGGTTGCCCGGCGACGCCTTTCCCGGGATCTGCCCCTTCCACGGCGACTGCTGGGAAGGCCTGTGCTCCGGGCCTGCCATCCGGAAAAGAACGGGAATCCCCGCTGAAGACCTTCCCGGAGACCACGAGGCATGGATCCTGACAGCCCGGTACACCGCCCTCGCCGTCGCAAACCTGGTCTGCACCCTCTCCCCCCGCAGGGTGATCCTCGGCGGAAGCGTTCCCCGGGCCGGGCTCCTGGGAAGGGAAAGGTTCCTCGCCATGGTGAGGGGCGGAGTGAGGGAAGCCCTCGGCGGCTATATCTCCGCCCCGGAGCTGTCTGGGGACCTGTCGGGCTATATCCTGCCTCCCCTGCTGGAGGAAAACGCCGGAATCTGCGGCGCCCTGGTCCTCGCCCGGGAGGCGTGGGACAAGGACCGGCGGCATGAAACAGCCTCCAGGGAGGACATCAGTTCCCGCTGAGCAGCCTGAGGACGGCCACCGCCGCCATACCCAGCATCATGGCAAGGAAAACACTGCCCGTTTTCCGCACCGCCAGAAAAATCACTCCCGCTGCGGCCAGGCCGGGAAAGCCCGCTTCAGCGAGGCCGGGGAAAACCAGAGCGGCGAAGATGGTTCCGGGAAGGGCATCCATGGCCCTTCTGGCTCCGCCGGTCTTCGGGAGGCGGCTGCCGAAGGTCATGCCGAGAAACCGGATGGCGTAGACGAACAGAGCCGCAAGGAGGATGACCGTCCAGGCATCCCCGCCGGAGAACGTCATTGTTCCTGCCCTCCCCTCACTGCGGCGGCCGCTGCGCCCGCCGCTCCTCCCAGGAGGACGTACCAGGCGCCGGGAAGCAGCCTGAAGGCAGTATATGCAACGGCTGCTGAAACAGCCCAGGGGAAGACATCTTTCCGGCCCCGCCACATGGTGACGGCAAGGGCCGCGAAAAGAGCGGTGAAGGCGAAATCAAGGCCGAACCGTTCCGGCGCTGTGATGGAGAATCCGAGGCCGTGGCCTGCCAGAACGCTGAAAAACCAGAACAGCCCCACGCAAACCCCTCCGCCCACAAGAAAATCTCCCGAGACCGGCCTTCTGCGGCTCTCGGCCATGGTCACCGCCCAGTTCTCGTCGGTGACGAAATGAACCCTCCACGCACTCCCGATCTTCCCGAAGGGGCCGAGCAGGGGTGCCACCGCCGCAGTAAGGAGGAAATACCGCACGTTCACCACCGCCGCCGCCAATGCCACCTGCCAGGCAGGAAAACCGCCGCCCCACATCCCCACCAGGATGAACTGGGCAGAGCCGGAAAAAACGGCCACGTTCATCACCGCAAGCATCGGCGCCGATACTCCCTTTTCCGCAGCCAGCACGCCGAATACAAGCCCGTACACCAGCACGCCGATCCCTGCGGGTACCGACGCCCGGAAGCCTCTCGCGAATTCCGGAGTCATTCTGCCGTTCCTCCCCCTCCCGGCCGGATTCCGGGGAACAGGTCACACCATGGAATTAGGCTCATCTTCTCCATCCTCCTCCACTATCCATTGACTCATACAAAAAAGAGTATACTCCCCTTTTCCCCTGTCCGGCCCCATGGACCGGGTATGAAAAGCCCATGGAAGCTCCAGGCTCCGGCCCTATGTCCGGAAGGTGTGAAAAATACCGCGCCCGGCTCATTGCCAAGAAAAACAGTCTCTGCTACTGTTGCAGCCGTGAAGAGCGCTCCCGGAGGATCCAGGGCACCGCGGCACGGACAGGCCGGGGCAGCTTCACCAACGAGAAAAGGAGATGATGTTCCATGAAATCCGGCCGGTCCCTTTCATTTTTCTCCTTCACCTTTGCGGGGATACTGCTCTTCCTTTCCGGGACCGCCGGCGGAGCCGTGCCCGATCCGCTGGCCCCCGCCGACCTGTCGTCTCCCCGGGCGACCCTCACATCCTTCATCACCCACATGAACGCAGGGCACGAATTTCTGCAACAGGCCAGGATGATTTCCCGGGGCACTCCCGGATTCTTCGCTCACCCGCAGGAAGCCGCGGAAAAGGGAGACCTTGCCAGGTACAATTTCGAACGGGCCGTGCAGGCCCTCGACCTCTCGGAAGTCCCCCATGTCCTCAGGGACGACGTTGCCAGGGAACGAGCCCTCCTCCTCAAGGAGATCCTTGACCGTATCGGCCTTCCGTCTCCGGAAACCATCCCCGGGGGAGAAGGCTGGGACAACGAGAGCGACCGGAAGATCACCAGGTGGACCATTCCCCGCACCGAGCTGCAGCTCCACAGGATCGATTCCGGGGAGGCTGAAGGGAAATGGCTTCTCTCACCCGCTTCCCTTGACCGTCTCGAGGAAGACTACCTCAGGATACGGCACCTGCCCTATCTTCCGGGCTCCACGGAAGGGGCATACCTGGACTATATCCTCACGCCGGGCCGTTTCTTTCCTCCGAAGTGGGCGGACTACCTTCCCGGATGGTCCACGGCGGATCTGTACGACCAGACGGTCTGGCAGTGGATCGGGCTTCTGCTCACCTTCCTGGCCTTTCTTGCGCTGAACATCGGCATCTGGCGCCTGTTCCGAAGAATATCCGGAAATATGAGTCTTTTCGCGGGAAACATCCTCAGAATCCTTCCACCCGTCACCCTTTCCGTCACTTCAACCCAGGCGATTCTGCTCGTGGACGACACTATCAACATCTCCGGGAAGCTGTGCATCCTGCTCATCCAGGCCTTCTCGGCGGTGCGGTGGTTCGGATGGGCATGGTGTGCCGTCCGCGTGGGGGAAGTGATCGCCGAGCTGATCATTCTCTCGCCAAGGGTGGAGCCGGAGAGCATCGACGCAAGCCTGGTCCGCACCGTGAGCAGGCTTGTCTGCATCACTGCGGCCTCGTGGATCCTCCTCTACGGACTCTCCCAGCTGGGCCTGTCCGTCTTCCACCTCCTCACCGGACTGGGCGTGGTGGGACTGGCCATCTCCCTGGCCGCCAAGCCCACTGTGGAAAACATCATCGGGGGGCTCACCCTCTTCGCGGACCGGTCGGTGAAGGTGGGAGAATTCTGCCGCTTCGGCTCCACAGCCGGTACGGTGCTCCACATCGGTCTCCGCTCCACGAAGATCGAGGCCCTGGACCAGACGGTGATATCCATTCCCAACGCAGAGTTTTCCCAGATGCAGATCGTCAACGTCACCCGAAGAAACCGTTCCCTCATGCAGAAGACCATCAGCATCCGC contains these protein-coding regions:
- a CDS encoding prephenate dehydrogenase: MNLKNCTVSVFGLGLLGGSLAWKLSRDRAVKSVAGWSRNPETVRRARETGVIGRACATAEECASLGDVLILAVPIRSMEETARRIRPAAGPAVRAVFDLASTKTEVGRKLAPLWGPCYAGFHPMAGKERGGLENADPALFQGAVCAVVPFENTGEEALGLAEELAEALGGRPLRTGAEEHDAAAACISHFPVLVAASLALLAGEETELHPLVPLLAAGGFRDTTRVAGGLPELGADMASTNGEQIRRLAGKYRAILDALLAASPEELEALLARAARCREAVLAGKGTLSRKRG
- a CDS encoding AzlC family ABC transporter permease; this translates as MTPEFARGFRASVPAGIGVLVYGLVFGVLAAEKGVSAPMLAVMNVAVFSGSAQFILVGMWGGGFPAWQVALAAAVVNVRYFLLTAAVAPLLGPFGKIGSAWRVHFVTDENWAVTMAESRRRPVSGDFLVGGGVCVGLFWFFSVLAGHGLGFSITAPERFGLDFAFTALFAALAVTMWRGRKDVFPWAVSAAVAYTAFRLLPGAWYVLLGGAAGAAAAAVRGGQEQ
- a CDS encoding DMT family transporter: MEKTGSISGGALFVLLGAMLWGTTGTSQALAPAGATPLAVGALRVAIGGAALLIVALLRGSFSSGGRWPLAPTVISILATASYQPFFFTGVSKTGVAVGTLVTLASSPVITGALGYLVFGEKPERKWYASSCLAIVGCSLLTLSGEGGGTVDPVGVLFSLGAGFSYSVFVLGSKRLLRDHGADAVNGLVFSAAGLVLLPVLLASPPAWLLQPRGLLVAFHLGLIATALAYFLFLKGLSTVPASTSVTLSMAEPLTAALLGVLLLGERMNLTGAAGVALLFSGVGLLALKSKKG
- a CDS encoding cupin domain-containing protein; translated protein: MPTRKGGAMEEIVFRPGEGREYYTDERCHILESWNDPRDPHVSIARARVEPGVTTRWHRLAGVTERYYILAGRGRVEIGDLQPREVLPGDVAVIPPLARQRISNTGPDDLVFFCVCTPRFVPEAYEDIDD
- a CDS encoding mechanosensitive ion channel family protein, encoding MKSGRSLSFFSFTFAGILLFLSGTAGGAVPDPLAPADLSSPRATLTSFITHMNAGHEFLQQARMISRGTPGFFAHPQEAAEKGDLARYNFERAVQALDLSEVPHVLRDDVARERALLLKEILDRIGLPSPETIPGGEGWDNESDRKITRWTIPRTELQLHRIDSGEAEGKWLLSPASLDRLEEDYLRIRHLPYLPGSTEGAYLDYILTPGRFFPPKWADYLPGWSTADLYDQTVWQWIGLLLTFLAFLALNIGIWRLFRRISGNMSLFAGNILRILPPVTLSVTSTQAILLVDDTINISGKLCILLIQAFSAVRWFGWAWCAVRVGEVIAELIILSPRVEPESIDASLVRTVSRLVCITAASWILLYGLSQLGLSVFHLLTGLGVVGLAISLAAKPTVENIIGGLTLFADRSVKVGEFCRFGSTAGTVLHIGLRSTKIEALDQTVISIPNAEFSQMQIVNVTRRNRSLMQKTISIRYETTRDQLRWILASIRDVLHAHPKVSADPVPFARFESFGSSSLDILVFAYIRTKKWAEFLAVQEDILFRIGEIVEKSGSGFAFPSTTAYLARDGGLDGEKAAFAAKEVEQWRESGRFPFPDTPMERIAGVLGTVEYPPKS
- a CDS encoding GNAT family N-acetyltransferase; this encodes MAENRHGLRIAENTPLDTAVLERMIADPEDLYLVWPLAEFPFSHEQWRCELDPATGARSFLVYGEEECPVGHGALAPVRGDRDSVMVRFLYITPELRSRGAGRESLSLLERCAKETMGARRLVLKVRTYNERAMNCYGKFGFREYSREDTLVMMEKEIL
- a CDS encoding YbaN family protein; its protein translation is MNLWTLLGMLFLALGFIGALLPIMPTVPFVLVAAACFARSSPKMHRWMRQHRRFGRTIRNWEKNRCVSRRMKVWAITMMTLGGGTSTWLFVPPGWMSWAVFGTFLIGDLVVLLLRECPAAPAGAEKEKTE
- a CDS encoding ROK family protein; translation: MPFFGGIEAGGTKIVCASGTGPEDIHRAEFPSGDVPETVLPSVIGWLRGEEHRRGPFRALGIGSFGPVDLSPLSPSYGRITTTPKEGWRYTDILGAFRRAFPGIPIGFDTDVNAAALGERRWGAARGLDDFVYITMGTGIGAGAMAGGSPLHGLVHPEAGHIRIPRLPGDAFPGICPFHGDCWEGLCSGPAIRKRTGIPAEDLPGDHEAWILTARYTALAVANLVCTLSPRRVILGGSVPRAGLLGRERFLAMVRGGVREALGGYISAPELSGDLSGYILPPLLEENAGICGALVLAREAWDKDRRHETASREDISSR
- a CDS encoding dipeptidase, coding for MFRTIRSFTLPLLFLFLLAAAGEACTTILVTKGASADGSVLVSHSDDNDLMDQRIIYVPAQNHAPGAVREIFCTAAAMGEFPEYNTFSYPRMVTSKRGPGYDIPGPATIPLGTIPQVPETFAYFDGSYGIMNERQLMFGECTNGAKVSPGPEPGKRIMYSAELSRIALERCTTAREAIRLIGALIEEYGLYATGETLPVADTEEGWILEMAPSPEGTGGLWVAKKVPDGEIFVGANQFRIREVDPDDPDMMFSENLHAVAQKHGWWKPEDGKLDWLKTVSLGEYNHPYYSLRRVWRVLSLAAPSKNFSPWVKDGYTKDYPFSVKPDRKLTVRDVMGLHRDHYEGTEFDLTKGTAAGPFGYPDRFYGPYDGAGDVGDPKRKLEGAWERPLSVTYCGYVFVNQARGWLPDAIGGRMWLGLDKPSDTVFLPFHAGVTRLPRSVEVCDTTKFSRESAWWTFNFLANYAGLKYSYMHGEIAVLQEQLETGFLNALETVERKALDLYRTNPSGARAYLTDFAERNTAETLEQWHDLTDRLIVKYNDGLLTEGERSASPWATPRNG
- a CDS encoding AzlD domain-containing protein, with product MTFSGGDAWTVILLAALFVYAIRFLGMTFGSRLPKTGGARRAMDALPGTIFAALVFPGLAEAGFPGLAAAGVIFLAVRKTGSVFLAMMLGMAAVAVLRLLSGN